The genomic interval ATGGAATGACGATCCGTCACGTGATCCGGAAGGAAACCTATTTCGACTCGGTCACGCTCATGCAGATCACCAACGAGGTGAAGAAACTGCAGGGCGTCGAGAACGCCGTCGTCGGCATGGGCACCGACTTCAACATCGACAGCCTGAAACGGCTCGGCCTGTATTCGGACGCGTTCGCCGGCATCACCCCCGCCGACCTTCTGCTGTGCGTCCAGGCAGGGGATGACGCGGCCGCCGACGCGGCGCTCGCTGCCGCAGAGAAACTGCTCACCACGCGCAAGAAGGCATCCGGCGCAGGAACGGCTTTCGTGCCGCCGACGCAGGAGGCCGCCGCAAAGCAGCTTCCCGATGCGAACGTGGTGGTGATTTCGGTCCCGGGCGCGTGGGCGGCACGCGAGGCGGAGATCGCCCTCCGCGCCGGTCGGCACGTGATGCTGTTTTCCGACAACGTGACGGTCGAGGAGGAGCTGAAGCTCAAGACGCTCGGCGTCGAGAAAAACCTTCTCGTCATGGGTCCCGACTGCGGAACGGCCCTGATCAACGGCGTGCCTCTCGCGTTCGCGAACGCCGTCCGCAGGGGCGACATCGGCATCGTCGCCGCCTCCGGCACCGGCCTGCAGGAAGTGACCAGCCTTATTCATACGATGGGCTATGGAATCACCCAGGCGATCGGCGTCGGCGGCCGCGACCTCTCCGAGAAGATCGGCGGGAAGATGACCCTGATGGCGGCGCACGCGCTCGGCGAAGACCCCGCGACGAAGGTCATCGTGCTGATCTCGAAGCCCCCGGCGCCGTCGGTTCTCGGGCCGCTGTACGCCGAGCTGAAAAAGATCCGCAAGCCGATCGTGGTGTATTTCATCGGTGCCGACCCCGAAGCCATCAGAAAAGAAGGCTTCACTCCCGCCCACAACCTGCAGGAAGCGGCGCAGAAGGCCTGCGAGCTTTCCGGCGGCAAAGCGGTCGCCGTTCCCATGACCGATGCCGATGCGGCCGCGAAGGCGGACGGCCTCCGGCTTCCCGGGAAATACCTGCGCGGCCTCTACAGCGGCGGCACGCTGTGCGACGAAGCCCAGCGCCTGCTCCACCCCGTTCTCGCCGACCTGTATTCGAACACCCCCGTCAAGGGGTGCCAGATGCTGCACAGCGTCCATAAGAGCGAGAAGCACACGATCGTCGACCTCGGCGACGACGAGTTCACGCGCGGCCGCGCCCACCCCATGATCGACCCCACGCTGCGCCAGGAGCGGATCGTCATCGAGACCGCCGACCCCGACGTTGGCCTGATCGCGTTCGACGTCGTTCTCGGCTACGGCGCCCACATGGACATGGCCGGTGAGATGGTCGCCGCCATCGAGAAGGCCCGCAAGGCCTCGGGCCGGAAGCCGGTCTTCGCGGCCTGCATCTGCGGCACCGCGGACGACCCCCAGAACATGCAGAAACAGAAGCGCACGCTGGAAGACGCGGGCGTGCAGGTGTTTCCGTCGAACGTCGCGCTGATTGCGTTCGTGAAGCGGGCGATGGCGGGGAAAGGAGTCTGAGAGCGATGTCGAGCCTGAAAACGCTGTTCAACGAGGATGTGAAAGTGTTCAACGTCGGCATCCCCAGCTTCGCCGACGATTTGAAGCGCCAGGGCGTGCCGGTCGTGCACGTCGAGTGGCGCCCGCCGGCCGGCGGCAATAAACGGGTGATCGAACTGCTCGACCGCATCAAGGCGTGGCAGGCCGAGTATCAGACCCAGGCGAAGTCCTGACGCGAGGAGAACGACGATGGCAACGAAAATCAACGTGCAGGCAGCCAACAAGGAAGCCATTTCCCGTATTCAGACCGCCGTGCCGGTGCTCAAAGGTTTGGGTATAGCGAAAGATATTGTTCCCGGCATGAAAAAGAACCTGATCCTGCATGCCGGCCCGCCGATCACATGGGAC from Candidatus Ozemobacteraceae bacterium carries:
- the fdrA gene encoding acyl-CoA synthetase FdrA; this translates as MTIRHVIRKETYFDSVTLMQITNEVKKLQGVENAVVGMGTDFNIDSLKRLGLYSDAFAGITPADLLLCVQAGDDAAADAALAAAEKLLTTRKKASGAGTAFVPPTQEAAAKQLPDANVVVISVPGAWAAREAEIALRAGRHVMLFSDNVTVEEELKLKTLGVEKNLLVMGPDCGTALINGVPLAFANAVRRGDIGIVAASGTGLQEVTSLIHTMGYGITQAIGVGGRDLSEKIGGKMTLMAAHALGEDPATKVIVLISKPPAPSVLGPLYAELKKIRKPIVVYFIGADPEAIRKEGFTPAHNLQEAAQKACELSGGKAVAVPMTDADAAAKADGLRLPGKYLRGLYSGGTLCDEAQRLLHPVLADLYSNTPVKGCQMLHSVHKSEKHTIVDLGDDEFTRGRAHPMIDPTLRQERIVIETADPDVGLIAFDVVLGYGAHMDMAGEMVAAIEKARKASGRKPVFAACICGTADDPQNMQKQKRTLEDAGVQVFPSNVALIAFVKRAMAGKGV